A single region of the Pseudarthrobacter sp. NIBRBAC000502770 genome encodes:
- a CDS encoding TetR/AcrR family transcriptional regulator, with translation MPKLWNETIDAHRGAVRDAILDATTALVSEHGLLSVTMSQIAQAVGIGRATLYKYFPNVEAILLAQHDRQLAGHLEHLAAATHAGGDAAHQLETVLHIHAMMTYEHHDSALATIMHHDGARQRQDTFIQDVLRRAAEAGAIRDDMAPQELASYCLHALAAAAESPSKAAVTRLVQLTLDSLRTRP, from the coding sequence GACGCGCACCGCGGTGCGGTGCGTGATGCAATCCTGGACGCCACGACAGCCCTGGTGTCCGAGCATGGGCTGCTGTCGGTAACCATGTCGCAGATCGCCCAGGCGGTCGGTATCGGACGCGCGACCCTCTACAAGTACTTCCCCAACGTCGAAGCCATACTTCTCGCCCAGCACGATCGCCAGCTCGCCGGCCACCTCGAACATCTCGCCGCGGCCACGCACGCGGGAGGCGACGCGGCCCATCAGCTGGAGACAGTCCTGCACATCCACGCCATGATGACCTACGAGCACCACGACTCGGCCCTGGCCACGATCATGCACCACGATGGCGCACGGCAACGTCAAGATACCTTCATCCAGGACGTGCTGCGTCGCGCCGCCGAAGCCGGCGCCATCCGCGACGACATGGCCCCACAGGAACTGGCCAGCTACTGCCTTCACGCCCTCGCGGCAGCCGCCGAATCGCCGTCGAAAGCAGCCGTAACCCGCCTCGTCCAACTCACGCTCGACAGCCTACGAACGAGACCCTGA
- a CDS encoding helicase HerA domain-containing protein codes for MQKLFRGKKKKNPLLDGVESEARDGRASTARPARVRVPGSRGWGGRGGGAAALVPAVREYRGTTVQVCGLWPFSSGTSSPMIGVPLGRHEETQATVCCDPISWFQRAHLISNPSAFILGKPGLGKSTLVRRMMLGLSGQGVHPLVLGDLKGEHVDAISAVGGQVIELGRGRGYLNILDPGQAIEVAQLLEERGHHEAAVRVRADAHGRRLNMVVSLITISRNNPPTDQEQTILDRALRVLDDSFDGVPVLKDLLDVITAAPDELRQVALDRGDMTVYLQETRALEATLLGLTGGGKLGEIFSRHTTNPMRRDRAVVFDVSSIDETETDLQAAVLLACWSYGFGTVNVANALADAGLEPRRNYFVVLDELWRALRAGKGMVDRVDALTRLNRSVGVGQVMISHTMSDLLALPAEEDRMKARGFVERSGMVICGGLPASEMPLLTAAIPLSRQEQQKLISWQDPPAWDSRGGDVEPPGRGKFLIKVGGRPGIPVQIGLTSIEASLNDTNKRWHAPAESLLEATAPVQEEGAA; via the coding sequence ATGCAGAAGCTCTTTCGAGGGAAGAAGAAGAAGAATCCGCTCCTTGATGGTGTGGAATCCGAAGCCCGCGACGGCCGCGCGTCCACGGCTCGTCCGGCCCGGGTGCGTGTCCCCGGCTCCCGTGGCTGGGGCGGACGCGGGGGAGGGGCTGCGGCCCTGGTCCCGGCGGTGCGTGAATACCGTGGGACCACGGTGCAGGTCTGCGGGCTGTGGCCATTTTCCTCGGGCACGTCCTCGCCCATGATCGGCGTCCCGCTGGGCCGGCACGAGGAAACCCAGGCCACAGTCTGCTGTGACCCGATCAGCTGGTTCCAGCGCGCCCACCTGATTTCCAACCCCTCCGCGTTCATCCTCGGCAAACCCGGCCTGGGCAAATCCACGCTCGTGCGCCGCATGATGCTAGGCCTCTCCGGCCAGGGCGTCCACCCGCTCGTGCTCGGGGACCTCAAGGGCGAACACGTGGACGCCATTAGCGCCGTCGGCGGGCAGGTCATCGAACTCGGCCGCGGCCGCGGCTACCTGAACATCCTCGACCCGGGACAGGCCATTGAGGTCGCCCAACTCCTCGAGGAGCGCGGACACCACGAAGCGGCCGTCCGGGTCCGGGCCGATGCCCACGGCCGGCGCCTGAACATGGTCGTTTCCCTCATCACGATCAGCCGGAACAACCCGCCCACCGATCAGGAACAGACCATTTTGGACCGCGCCCTGCGCGTCCTCGATGACTCCTTCGACGGTGTCCCGGTCCTGAAAGATCTCCTCGACGTCATCACCGCCGCCCCGGACGAGCTGCGCCAGGTCGCGCTGGACCGCGGGGACATGACCGTCTATCTGCAGGAAACCCGTGCACTGGAAGCAACCTTGCTCGGGCTGACCGGCGGCGGGAAACTCGGGGAAATCTTCTCCCGGCACACCACGAACCCGATGCGGCGCGACCGGGCCGTCGTCTTTGACGTCTCCAGCATCGATGAGACAGAAACGGACCTGCAGGCCGCAGTGCTGCTGGCCTGCTGGTCCTACGGCTTCGGCACCGTCAACGTCGCCAACGCCCTCGCCGACGCCGGGCTGGAACCGCGGCGGAACTACTTCGTCGTCCTGGACGAGCTCTGGCGGGCACTGCGCGCCGGCAAGGGCATGGTGGACCGGGTGGACGCCCTGACCCGCCTCAACCGCTCAGTCGGCGTCGGCCAAGTCATGATTTCCCACACCATGTCCGACCTGCTCGCGCTCCCGGCAGAAGAGGACCGGATGAAGGCCCGCGGCTTCGTCGAACGCTCCGGCATGGTCATCTGCGGCGGGCTTCCCGCCTCCGAAATGCCGCTGCTGACCGCAGCGATCCCACTCTCACGGCAGGAACAGCAAAAGCTCATCTCCTGGCAGGACCCGCCCGCATGGGACTCCCGCGGCGGCGACGTCGAACCTCCCGGACGCGGGAAATTCCTCATCAAGGTCGGCGGCCGCCCCGGCATCCCCGTCCAGATCGGCCTCACGTCCATCGAAGCCTCCCTGAACGACACCAACAAGCGCTGGCACGCTCCGGCAGAATCCCTGCTGGAAGCCACCGCTCCGGTCCAGGAAGAGGGTGCAGCATGA
- a CDS encoding DUF4913 domain-containing protein: protein MSEEFGDAFGDEEAQSASSGHSHAESEAELVYSSAVEFFAELLAQSYVREVNEGATFAWCPEWYKHPEALIRMEAIWRAWEHLRLEPALGVSTWWLNHADPHMRILMDTEGPFKKCAYDGHKPLAAEKAALPHVIPEAGIFD, encoded by the coding sequence ATGAGCGAGGAGTTCGGCGACGCGTTCGGCGACGAAGAGGCCCAGTCCGCAAGCAGCGGCCACAGCCATGCCGAATCCGAAGCGGAGCTCGTCTACTCCAGTGCAGTGGAGTTCTTCGCCGAGCTACTGGCCCAGTCCTACGTCCGGGAAGTCAACGAAGGCGCAACGTTCGCCTGGTGCCCCGAATGGTACAAACACCCCGAAGCCCTGATCCGCATGGAGGCAATCTGGCGGGCCTGGGAACACCTACGGCTGGAGCCGGCCCTCGGGGTCAGCACCTGGTGGCTGAACCACGCCGACCCCCACATGCGCATCCTCATGGACACAGAAGGACCGTTCAAGAAATGCGCCTACGACGGGCACAAGCCTCTCGCAGCGGAGAAGGCAGCACTGCCCCACGTCATACCCGAAGCAGGGATCTTCGACTGA
- a CDS encoding type IV secretory system conjugative DNA transfer family protein, with the protein MSAPNRKGTGLGDALGIWLAIGAAVVIGGGSWVSAHLGSWMAGLASPPAHPIDLVAGLAKGRVPWPVQSTIVACVLLGVLISLTVTVLVVRSRTAHKRTRVDKAAVHMGRGKDLDHLGTKGATATAVRLGVENSTGVRLGRSVAGKRPLWASWEDMLILIAGPRTMKTTSYAVPAILDAPGAVIATSNKRDIVDVTRPIRTEAGAVWVFDPQAVAEEEPTWWWNPLSYVKNEATAGNLAQHFANGSREPGTKPDAYFDPAGQNLLKAFLLAASLDSAPVTQVYTWLTRPHDDAPAELLRTAGYDLLSDMVIGHIREPEKQRAGVYGTARQMVSCLTDREVSQWVTPLRDTTVDTDPRPQFVPEDFVRGNGTLYSLSREGVGTAGPLVTALTVAVVEAAEKYATSQPGGRLATPLLGILDEAANVCRWKALPDQYSHYGSRGIILMTILQSWSQGVEVWSLEGMRKLWSASNVKIYGGGVSEVGYLDELSRLIGQYSYINVSRSHSKTGSSSSRQENKDEILSVADLTALPRFRAILLTSGAPATMIETIPWMNGPHAQKVKDSLATEVNVDGEPVTVAAHNPWTDGDTA; encoded by the coding sequence ATGAGTGCCCCGAACCGTAAAGGCACAGGGCTCGGCGACGCGTTGGGGATCTGGCTGGCCATCGGCGCAGCTGTCGTCATTGGGGGCGGCAGCTGGGTCTCGGCACATCTCGGATCCTGGATGGCCGGCCTTGCCTCGCCCCCGGCCCACCCGATTGATCTGGTGGCAGGCCTGGCCAAGGGCCGGGTGCCCTGGCCCGTCCAGTCCACCATCGTCGCCTGCGTGCTCCTCGGAGTATTGATTTCCCTGACAGTGACAGTGCTGGTGGTCCGCTCCCGAACAGCGCACAAGCGCACCCGGGTGGATAAGGCCGCCGTCCACATGGGCCGCGGGAAAGACCTCGATCATCTGGGCACCAAGGGGGCCACGGCCACCGCTGTGCGTCTCGGCGTGGAGAACTCCACCGGAGTGCGGCTTGGCCGCAGCGTTGCCGGGAAGCGCCCGCTGTGGGCGTCCTGGGAGGACATGCTGATCCTCATCGCCGGTCCCCGAACGATGAAGACCACCTCCTACGCCGTCCCGGCAATCCTGGATGCACCCGGCGCGGTGATTGCCACCTCGAACAAGCGCGACATCGTGGACGTCACCCGCCCGATCCGGACTGAAGCCGGCGCTGTGTGGGTCTTTGACCCGCAGGCCGTCGCGGAAGAGGAACCCACCTGGTGGTGGAACCCGCTCTCCTACGTGAAGAACGAAGCCACGGCCGGGAACCTGGCACAGCACTTCGCCAACGGCTCCCGTGAACCCGGGACCAAACCCGATGCCTACTTCGACCCGGCAGGGCAGAACCTGCTCAAAGCCTTCCTGCTCGCCGCCTCACTCGACTCCGCCCCGGTCACACAGGTCTACACCTGGCTGACCCGCCCGCACGACGACGCCCCCGCAGAACTGCTGAGGACCGCAGGGTATGACCTGCTCTCGGACATGGTGATAGGCCACATCCGCGAACCGGAAAAGCAGCGGGCCGGCGTCTACGGCACCGCCCGGCAAATGGTTTCCTGCCTGACCGACCGCGAGGTCAGCCAATGGGTCACGCCCCTGCGCGACACGACAGTGGACACCGACCCGCGGCCGCAGTTCGTCCCCGAGGACTTCGTGCGAGGCAACGGCACCCTCTACAGCCTCTCCCGCGAAGGCGTCGGCACCGCCGGCCCCCTCGTCACCGCCCTGACCGTCGCCGTCGTGGAAGCGGCCGAAAAGTACGCCACCTCCCAGCCCGGCGGCCGGCTCGCAACACCGCTGCTCGGCATCCTCGATGAGGCAGCGAACGTCTGCCGCTGGAAGGCACTGCCGGACCAGTACAGCCACTACGGCTCCCGCGGGATCATCCTCATGACCATCCTGCAGTCCTGGTCCCAGGGCGTGGAGGTCTGGTCCCTGGAAGGCATGCGGAAACTCTGGTCCGCGTCGAACGTGAAAATCTACGGCGGCGGCGTCTCCGAAGTCGGCTACCTCGATGAACTCTCCCGCCTCATCGGCCAATACAGCTACATCAACGTCTCCCGCAGCCACAGCAAAACCGGATCCTCCTCCTCCCGGCAGGAAAACAAAGACGAGATCCTCTCCGTCGCCGACCTGACAGCACTGCCCAGGTTCCGGGCCATCCTGCTCACCTCCGGCGCCCCGGCCACCATGATCGAAACCATCCCATGGATGAACGGCCCCCACGCCCAGAAAGTCAAAGACTCCCTCGCCACTGAAGTGAACGTCGATGGTGAACCCGTGACCGTTGCGGCACACAATCCCTGGACGGACGGGGACACCGCATGA